The Dendrosporobacter quercicolus genome includes a window with the following:
- a CDS encoding amidohydrolase, with the protein MPVNGFADLVLIHGVVYTADDRDTVGEAVAARGGRFVFVGDNAGVLCYIGPSTKVVDLQGKMVIPGLLDTHMHPPGLSLSELYEVQLSNISSLEGYLQAVTEFVNRYPDSKSVYGRGWSWGAFSGEELGKGPRKEYLDAIRADIPIILRANDGHSLWVNSEALAVNGINEATVAPEGGVIEKDQASGALWGVLKESAMRLVDLPEYTLSQYQTAMLEFQAKMHRFGITGLLCIAGYFAPSVLQALEQLDHDGKLTLRIRAAVAIRAEGDLAGQFAVLDELRSRCQSPYLQITTAKFFTDGVVEGGTSHLLAPYTRETGKGDNYYGVFLWPEDKLRQAFIMANRRNLQIYVHSTGDASTRKVLNALADTRANVPAGDYRNTITHLQLVDPADVPRFKELQVIASVQPYWHFKGPHWWESVDYRILGERAKAEYPLGSLFASGVTVTSSSDYPVTNIPNPMRAIEIGVTRNMDDGRHYGVEDITSMEDERYLLNPRERATVKQMLRSFTIQAAYAMFMESETGSIEVGKLADMAVLDQDVLSVKATDIDKTKVVMTFIDGKVVLHQP; encoded by the coding sequence ATGCCCGTAAATGGTTTCGCTGATCTGGTATTGATTCATGGCGTGGTTTATACTGCCGATGATCGGGATACGGTTGGTGAAGCCGTAGCGGCAAGGGGCGGCCGGTTTGTATTTGTCGGCGATAACGCCGGAGTTTTGTGTTATATAGGACCGTCCACGAAGGTGGTGGATTTGCAGGGCAAGATGGTCATTCCAGGCCTGCTTGACACCCATATGCATCCGCCGGGACTATCCTTGTCTGAACTATATGAAGTTCAATTGTCCAATATCAGCAGCCTGGAAGGCTATTTGCAAGCCGTAACCGAGTTTGTGAACCGATATCCTGACAGCAAATCGGTATATGGACGGGGCTGGTCCTGGGGCGCTTTTAGCGGCGAGGAATTAGGCAAAGGGCCGCGCAAAGAATATCTGGATGCAATCAGGGCCGATATTCCCATTATTCTGCGGGCAAACGACGGTCATAGTTTGTGGGTCAACTCCGAGGCTTTGGCGGTTAACGGCATAAATGAAGCCACAGTGGCTCCGGAAGGCGGAGTAATTGAAAAAGATCAGGCGAGCGGAGCGCTGTGGGGAGTGCTGAAAGAAAGCGCAATGCGGCTTGTGGACCTGCCGGAGTATACGTTAAGTCAATATCAAACGGCAATGCTGGAATTTCAGGCTAAAATGCACCGGTTTGGCATTACGGGGCTATTATGTATTGCCGGCTATTTCGCGCCCAGTGTCCTGCAGGCGTTAGAACAATTGGATCACGACGGTAAGCTGACGCTTCGAATACGGGCAGCGGTCGCCATTCGCGCAGAAGGCGATTTAGCCGGGCAGTTCGCCGTTCTTGACGAACTGCGCAGTCGTTGCCAATCGCCTTATTTGCAGATCACAACAGCCAAATTTTTTACCGACGGGGTGGTCGAAGGCGGAACAAGCCATCTATTGGCTCCCTATACCCGTGAGACCGGGAAAGGGGACAATTATTACGGTGTGTTTCTGTGGCCTGAAGACAAGCTTCGGCAGGCCTTTATTATGGCCAACCGGCGGAATCTGCAAATTTATGTTCACTCCACCGGGGATGCCTCAACCAGGAAGGTTTTAAATGCCCTGGCCGATACCCGGGCAAATGTCCCGGCCGGCGATTACCGCAACACGATCACCCATCTGCAGCTTGTTGATCCGGCTGATGTGCCGCGATTCAAAGAGTTGCAGGTGATTGCCAGTGTGCAGCCGTATTGGCATTTTAAAGGGCCCCACTGGTGGGAAAGTGTTGATTACCGGATTTTGGGCGAACGGGCCAAGGCGGAATATCCGCTAGGCAGTTTGTTTGCGAGCGGGGTGACGGTGACTTCTTCTTCGGACTATCCTGTTACCAATATCCCTAATCCAATGCGGGCGATTGAGATCGGCGTTACCCGGAATATGGATGATGGCAGGCATTACGGTGTTGAGGACATTACCAGTATGGAGGATGAACGTTATCTGCTCAATCCCCGGGAACGGGCTACCGTAAAGCAAATGCTGAGAAGTTTTACCATTCAGGCGGCTTACGCCATGTTTATGGAGTCTGAAACCGGTTCAATTGAAGTTGGAAAACTGGCCGATATGGCGGTACTGGATCAGGATGTGTTGTCAGTTAAGGCGACCGATATTGATAAAACCAAAGTTGTCATGACGTTTATTGACGGGAAGGTAGTATTGCACCAGCCCTGA
- a CDS encoding O-acetylhomoserine aminocarboxypropyltransferase/cysteine synthase family protein: MKSERNFGFETKMVHAGHIPDTQHGARAVPIYQTSSYVFYDADHAAELFDLKQYGHIYSRISNPTVAVFEERMAALEGATGAVATASGMAAQLAAFMTLLQPGDELAASSHLYGGSITQITHTLKRLGVTVTYVDPTDSKAWERAITPKTRALYGELIGNPRGSILDLEAVAALAEHHHIPLIIDNTIATPYLCRPMDFGAAITVYSATKFIGGHGNSLGGVVLDSGKFDYSGFPSIADPSPQYHNLRFYDTFGHYGFLMKARVETLRDTGGSLSPMNAFLLLQGVETLSLRLDRQVDNALQIARFLEQHPQVAWVAYAGLASHPQHLLAVKYLPKGAGAVLSFGLKKQACEDVRQTGKRFIEHLKLFSHLANIGDVRSLVIHPGSTTHQQLTDEELRDCGVGPELIRLSVGIENLEDLIWDLDQAFQTLA; the protein is encoded by the coding sequence ATGAAGTCAGAGCGCAATTTTGGCTTTGAAACAAAAATGGTACATGCCGGTCACATTCCGGATACCCAGCACGGCGCCAGAGCCGTACCTATCTACCAAACCTCGTCCTATGTTTTTTATGACGCCGATCATGCCGCCGAATTATTTGATTTAAAACAATACGGGCATATTTATTCCCGGATCAGCAATCCGACGGTTGCGGTTTTTGAAGAACGGATGGCGGCATTGGAAGGCGCAACCGGCGCGGTTGCCACGGCCAGCGGCATGGCGGCCCAGTTGGCGGCCTTTATGACGCTGCTACAGCCGGGCGATGAACTGGCGGCCTCCTCCCACCTGTATGGCGGCAGCATAACGCAAATCACCCATACACTTAAACGGCTGGGCGTTACCGTTACTTACGTCGATCCTACCGATAGTAAAGCCTGGGAGCGGGCGATTACGCCGAAAACCAGAGCGCTGTACGGTGAGCTTATTGGTAATCCGCGGGGCAGTATCCTTGATTTGGAAGCAGTGGCTGCTTTGGCTGAGCACCATCATATTCCGCTGATTATTGATAATACGATAGCCACGCCTTATTTATGCCGGCCGATGGATTTCGGCGCTGCCATCACGGTTTATTCGGCGACTAAATTTATTGGCGGACACGGCAATTCCCTGGGCGGCGTGGTGCTGGATTCAGGCAAATTTGATTACTCAGGTTTTCCGTCGATTGCCGATCCTTCGCCGCAATACCACAATTTGCGTTTTTATGATACGTTCGGCCATTACGGATTTTTAATGAAAGCCAGGGTGGAAACGCTGCGCGATACTGGCGGCAGCCTTTCTCCCATGAATGCTTTCCTGCTGCTGCAGGGGGTTGAGACTTTATCACTCAGGCTGGATCGCCAGGTGGATAATGCTTTACAAATTGCCCGGTTTCTGGAACAGCACCCTCAAGTGGCCTGGGTGGCCTATGCAGGCCTTGCCAGCCATCCCCAGCACCTGCTTGCCGTAAAATACCTGCCCAAAGGCGCCGGGGCCGTACTGTCGTTTGGTTTGAAAAAGCAAGCCTGCGAGGATGTCCGGCAGACAGGCAAGCGGTTTATTGAGCACCTCAAGTTATTCAGCCATCTGGCTAACATTGGCGATGTACGCAGCCTGGTTATCCATCCGGGCTCGACCACCCATCAACAGCTTACCGATGAGGAGTTGCGGGATTGCGGCGTTGGCCCGGAATTAATCCGCTTATCTGTCGGAATAGAAAATTTGGAGGATCTAATATGGGATCTGGATCAGGCGTTTCAAACCCTAGCGTAA
- the pdxA gene encoding 4-hydroxythreonine-4-phosphate dehydrogenase PdxA, whose amino-acid sequence MNRPVIGLPLGDPAGVGPEIIVKSLNIAEIYELCRPVVIGDVAVLEQAMKFCGVKLAVNKIAAPAEGKYTFGSIDVIDLANVDTARLQIGKVQAMGGQAAFDYIKKTTELALAKEIDAMATTPINKESLKAAKVNYIGHTEILEDLTQTKNPLTMFQVFDLRVFFLTRHVSLRRACALITADSIYEFIQRCVKALEVLGVKNPKLAVAGLNPHSGEHGLFGDEEVREIEPAIAKAKADGINVLGPVPADSVFHFALKGKYDAVLSLYHDQGHIATKMVDFERTISITNNMPFLRTSVDHGTAFDIAGTGKVSEVSMVEAIKLAALYAPSFNRQ is encoded by the coding sequence ATGAACAGACCTGTCATTGGACTTCCATTGGGCGATCCAGCCGGTGTAGGACCGGAAATCATTGTGAAATCTTTAAATATTGCCGAAATTTACGAGCTTTGCCGTCCTGTCGTCATTGGTGATGTTGCAGTATTGGAACAGGCCATGAAGTTTTGCGGCGTCAAACTCGCAGTCAATAAAATAGCCGCTCCGGCTGAGGGTAAATATACCTTCGGTTCCATTGATGTCATTGATCTGGCCAATGTTGACACGGCCCGGCTGCAGATCGGCAAAGTTCAGGCTATGGGCGGACAAGCCGCCTTTGATTATATCAAAAAAACCACCGAACTGGCGCTTGCCAAAGAAATTGATGCGATGGCCACCACGCCGATCAACAAAGAATCGCTGAAAGCTGCTAAGGTAAACTATATTGGGCATACTGAAATACTGGAGGATCTGACCCAGACCAAAAATCCCCTAACCATGTTTCAGGTCTTTGATTTACGGGTATTTTTTCTCACCCGCCACGTATCCCTGCGACGGGCTTGCGCTTTAATCACCGCCGACAGTATTTACGAATTTATTCAGCGTTGTGTCAAGGCGCTGGAAGTTTTAGGGGTGAAAAATCCCAAGCTGGCGGTTGCCGGCCTAAATCCCCATAGTGGTGAACACGGTCTGTTTGGCGACGAGGAAGTCCGCGAAATCGAACCTGCTATTGCCAAAGCCAAAGCTGACGGCATCAATGTCCTTGGCCCTGTACCGGCTGACTCGGTATTCCATTTTGCATTAAAAGGCAAATATGACGCAGTATTATCCTTATACCATGACCAGGGACATATCGCGACTAAAATGGTCGATTTCGAACGGACAATTTCCATTACGAATAATATGCCCTTCCTGCGCACCTCTGTCGATCACGGCACCGCCTTTGACATTGCCGGAACCGGTAAAGTAAGTGAAGTCAGCATGGTCGAAGCCATTAAGCTTGCGGCCCTATATGCGCCCAGCTTTAACCGGCAGTAA
- a CDS encoding pyridoxamine 5'-phosphate oxidase family protein has product MDEVFQFLTENSTFYLATIDGASPKVRPFGFVMKFDNKLCFCTSNQKNVYKQLQANPQFEISTTAKSGEWLRLKGKAVFITSRESKQAALTAAPFLSKRYKVEDSIFEIFYIAAAEATFSTLQGDSRTVKL; this is encoded by the coding sequence TTGGATGAAGTTTTTCAATTTCTAACGGAAAATTCAACATTTTACCTTGCCACCATTGATGGCGCCAGTCCCAAAGTACGGCCTTTTGGATTTGTTATGAAATTTGATAATAAGCTGTGCTTCTGCACCAGCAATCAAAAAAATGTTTACAAGCAGCTCCAGGCCAATCCCCAGTTTGAAATTTCTACAACGGCGAAAAGCGGCGAGTGGCTGCGCCTGAAAGGCAAGGCTGTTTTTATTACCAGCAGGGAATCCAAACAGGCTGCCTTGACAGCCGCTCCATTTCTCAGTAAGCGATACAAAGTGGAGGACTCTATTTTTGAAATTTTTTACATTGCGGCTGCGGAAGCCACGTTCAGCACGCTCCAGGGCGATTCCCGGACAGTTAAACTTTAA
- a CDS encoding DeoR/GlpR family DNA-binding transcription regulator, which translates to MERQEKIVRILEEKPRVTVEELAKLLNVTAMTIRRDLKYLESVQVISRTFGGAVLKSKLTLELPRQEKAMHNQQEKERIALAAAALVREGQTVLLDAGTTTMEIAKQLTRLKNLTVITNDVLIAAHLVVSSNFEIYCTGDRVQNRTGSCMGSRAIQFLKQIYADIAFIGASSIDAALGVSGPTFEKAELKKEMILSAEQVILVADNSKFNRRSINKICSLKDISLIICDKGLDAQVADSLRETDVKLQLV; encoded by the coding sequence GTGGAAAGGCAGGAAAAAATTGTTAGAATTCTCGAGGAAAAACCAAGGGTAACAGTGGAAGAATTGGCAAAACTCCTTAATGTAACCGCAATGACGATCCGCCGCGATCTCAAATACCTGGAAAGCGTCCAGGTAATCAGCCGTACTTTCGGAGGCGCTGTTCTGAAGTCAAAACTTACGCTCGAACTGCCGCGTCAGGAAAAAGCAATGCATAATCAGCAGGAAAAAGAACGCATTGCGCTTGCCGCCGCAGCGTTGGTCCGGGAAGGACAAACAGTCCTGCTGGACGCCGGAACTACGACCATGGAAATTGCCAAACAGCTGACCAGGCTAAAAAATTTAACGGTCATTACCAACGATGTGCTCATTGCCGCCCACCTGGTGGTTTCCAGTAATTTTGAAATCTATTGCACCGGTGACCGCGTGCAAAATCGTACCGGTTCCTGCATGGGGTCGCGGGCAATTCAGTTTTTGAAACAAATTTATGCTGATATTGCTTTTATTGGCGCCAGCTCCATCGACGCCGCACTCGGCGTCAGCGGTCCGACGTTTGAGAAAGCGGAACTAAAAAAAGAAATGATTTTGTCCGCCGAACAAGTCATCCTGGTGGCGGACAACAGCAAGTTCAATCGCAGAAGTATTAACAAGATCTGCAGTTTAAAGGACATTTCACTCATTATATGCGATAAGGGCTTAGATGCCCAGGTTGCCGACAGCTTGCGCGAAACAGATGTAAAACTGCAGCTTGTATAA
- a CDS encoding CoA-binding protein: MGSGSGVSNPSVMNSLLTGEQQALYQKSDVIQKILYHSRTIAIVGLSTERQKASYFVATYLRSAGYRVIPVNPRAETILGERCYPNLASIPEPVDLVDIFRPAADCLPIVEDAIACQAKAVWLQLKIVNQEAAERARQAGLLTVMDLCVKMEHGRYSGGLHEAGMNTGIISARRVHRYI; this comes from the coding sequence ATGGGATCTGGATCAGGCGTTTCAAACCCTAGCGTAATGAATTCTTTGCTGACTGGTGAACAGCAGGCGCTTTATCAAAAATCCGATGTTATACAAAAAATTCTTTATCACAGCCGGACAATTGCGATTGTCGGTTTGTCTACCGAACGGCAAAAGGCCAGTTATTTTGTAGCGACTTACCTGCGCTCGGCCGGGTACCGGGTAATACCGGTAAATCCCCGGGCTGAAACGATTCTCGGTGAGCGGTGCTATCCTAATCTGGCCAGTATTCCCGAGCCGGTAGATTTGGTGGATATCTTCCGTCCGGCGGCCGACTGCCTGCCCATTGTGGAAGATGCCATTGCCTGTCAGGCCAAAGCGGTATGGCTGCAACTGAAAATTGTTAACCAGGAGGCGGCGGAGCGCGCCAGACAGGCCGGTTTGCTGACGGTAATGGATTTATGCGTTAAGATGGAGCATGGGCGTTATAGCGGCGGACTGCACGAAGCGGGGATGAACACCGGTATTATTTCGGCCCGCAGGGTGCACCGCTATATCTAG
- a CDS encoding alpha/beta hydrolase: MKDHVWIPSRNKRLSAMVHVPAVFHEQTPLIVCCHGFTGDKVGYNQLTANLAKALEAGGYGIIRFDYLGSGDSDGDFASDTSVSGWQEDLNSVLEWVNAQPRFAGQPLLLYGHSLGGLIVLTYPDDQRRIAGRLVFAPVTSPIDNFREIILGPQLWQKALNGEQISRFYGKGFKLNRQFVEDLVRHHYNPGQVMAKVAAPLLLVHGLQDAVAPIRHSRDFYAGYQGPKELKELELEHSAENNQELLQTTILEWLKHRFPV, translated from the coding sequence ATGAAAGACCATGTTTGGATACCCAGTCGTAATAAGCGCTTATCAGCAATGGTGCATGTACCGGCCGTATTTCATGAGCAAACACCGCTGATCGTTTGCTGCCATGGGTTTACCGGCGATAAAGTCGGCTACAACCAACTGACGGCCAATTTGGCGAAAGCGCTGGAAGCCGGCGGTTACGGCATTATCAGGTTTGACTATCTGGGCTCAGGCGACAGCGACGGTGATTTTGCCAGCGATACCAGTGTGTCGGGCTGGCAGGAAGATTTAAACAGTGTGCTGGAGTGGGTAAATGCTCAGCCGCGTTTTGCCGGTCAGCCGTTATTGCTATATGGCCATAGCCTGGGCGGCCTGATTGTATTGACTTATCCGGATGACCAGCGGCGGATTGCAGGGCGGCTGGTATTTGCGCCGGTTACCAGCCCGATCGATAATTTCCGGGAAATCATACTCGGTCCCCAGTTATGGCAAAAGGCGTTAAACGGGGAGCAAATCAGCCGTTTTTATGGCAAAGGCTTTAAGCTTAACCGGCAATTTGTCGAAGATTTGGTTAGGCATCATTATAACCCCGGCCAGGTCATGGCGAAGGTAGCCGCGCCGCTGCTGCTGGTGCATGGCCTGCAGGATGCGGTTGCTCCCATCCGGCATTCCCGGGATTTTTACGCCGGCTATCAAGGGCCCAAAGAACTCAAAGAACTGGAGCTTGAGCATAGCGCTGAAAATAATCAGGAGCTTCTACAAACAACCATACTGGAGTGGCTGAAACACCGTTTTCCGGTTTAG
- a CDS encoding four-carbon acid sugar kinase family protein: MPKVLIIGDDMTGVNASAVLLARQGLTCATFFDLDTYDAGENQHLDTVVISTDSRSIDADTAYRRVDRAMKAVYDDGVKLVNKRMDSTLRGNIGAELKGILDNLPAGTLALVVPVFPASGRVCIGGYLMVHQVPLEKTIVAKDPKNPITTSKVVPLIAGQMQEQVGFIELSTVLQGEQAIAKSIIEQHSAGCRVIVVDATTDDNVKDIAKAAKATKLRLVAVDPGPFTGAMAMELIEAPPTGKGQKVLLTVGSVSDATRRQMEDIRLKYSHHIVNVDVLKLIDAGQRDQEISRVVQTLAATADQYEVLGVTTTCWECDVLDLSKLARERNTTEDAVSQQIAQGLAAITRKMIQELGPVIGGLFTSGGDVTVAVCAELKAVSIEIKDEVLPLAVYGRIHQGVFHNRPIITKGGLIGDDTAISKCVDYLLIKLSNESYAKKL, from the coding sequence ATGCCTAAAGTTTTAATTATCGGCGACGATATGACCGGCGTGAATGCCAGCGCTGTTTTATTGGCCCGGCAGGGATTAACCTGTGCAACCTTTTTTGATCTGGACACTTATGACGCCGGTGAAAACCAGCATCTTGACACAGTGGTCATTAGCACCGACAGCCGCAGCATTGATGCCGATACGGCCTACCGGAGGGTTGACCGGGCCATGAAAGCCGTTTATGACGACGGGGTCAAGCTTGTCAATAAACGTATGGACAGCACACTCAGAGGAAATATCGGCGCAGAACTAAAGGGAATACTGGATAACCTGCCGGCCGGCACACTGGCCCTGGTTGTTCCGGTCTTTCCGGCATCAGGCCGGGTCTGCATCGGCGGCTACTTGATGGTGCATCAGGTACCGCTGGAAAAAACCATTGTCGCCAAAGATCCCAAAAATCCCATCACTACCTCCAAGGTAGTCCCGCTGATTGCCGGACAAATGCAGGAACAGGTTGGCTTTATCGAATTAAGCACAGTACTGCAGGGCGAGCAGGCCATAGCCAAATCTATTATTGAGCAGCACAGCGCCGGTTGCCGGGTAATTGTTGTCGATGCCACTACCGACGACAATGTAAAAGATATCGCCAAAGCCGCAAAAGCGACGAAGCTTCGGCTGGTTGCCGTAGATCCGGGTCCTTTTACCGGAGCGATGGCTATGGAATTAATCGAAGCCCCGCCTACCGGCAAAGGGCAAAAAGTGCTGCTGACGGTGGGCAGTGTAAGTGACGCGACCAGGCGCCAAATGGAAGACATCCGCTTAAAATATTCGCATCATATCGTCAATGTGGATGTCTTGAAACTCATTGACGCCGGACAGCGTGATCAGGAAATCAGTCGAGTCGTTCAAACCCTGGCGGCCACTGCCGATCAATATGAGGTTTTAGGCGTTACAACAACCTGCTGGGAATGCGACGTGCTTGACTTAAGCAAGCTGGCCCGGGAGAGAAACACTACGGAAGACGCCGTCTCGCAACAAATTGCCCAGGGTCTCGCCGCCATTACCCGGAAGATGATCCAGGAGCTGGGACCTGTGATTGGCGGTTTATTCACCAGCGGCGGCGACGTCACAGTGGCGGTCTGCGCTGAATTGAAAGCGGTAAGCATTGAAATCAAAGATGAAGTTTTACCGCTGGCTGTATATGGCCGCATTCATCAGGGCGTTTTCCATAACCGCCCGATTATCACCAAAGGCGGCCTGATTGGCGACGATACTGCAATTAGCAAATGTGTAGACTATTTATTGATTAAATTATCAAATGAAAGCTACGCCAAGAAACTATAA
- a CDS encoding cupin domain-containing protein: MLIRHSGDYRWENVPVLAYKEAGNNFKNITRQVLLEGQTDLPCQVRYFEIASGGHSTLEQHRHVHYVVIARGQGEALVGRDIHQVRENDVIMIPSSTWHQFRATAGQPLGFLCMVNIDRDKAQLPTEEDLALLNSDPNIAGFIRC, encoded by the coding sequence ATGTTAATTCGCCATTCAGGAGATTACCGCTGGGAAAACGTGCCGGTTTTAGCCTATAAAGAAGCCGGCAACAACTTTAAAAATATTACCAGGCAGGTTTTGTTGGAGGGACAGACCGATTTGCCCTGCCAGGTCAGATACTTTGAAATTGCGTCCGGTGGGCATTCGACATTGGAGCAGCACCGGCACGTGCATTATGTGGTGATTGCCCGCGGTCAAGGGGAAGCCCTGGTTGGCAGGGATATTCATCAAGTCCGTGAAAACGATGTTATTATGATTCCCTCCTCAACGTGGCATCAATTCCGGGCTACTGCCGGTCAGCCGCTGGGATTTTTGTGCATGGTAAACATTGACAGGGATAAAGCGCAGCTGCCAACAGAGGAGGACCTGGCGCTTTTGAACAGCGATCCCAATATTGCCGGCTTTATCCGCTGCTAA